TGTCCAACAGCTACGGAACGCGGCTTCGGGCTTTCGATCTCGACGGCGACGGCGTCGACGAGATCGTGGCCACGTCGACGCACTCCATCGGCTGGCCGAGCTTCACGGTGCTCTACGAGCCGCGCCTGCGCCGGGGGCGACCGATCCTCGTCGCTGGCGGTCACCACTATCCGATGGCGACCGCCGATGTCGATGATGACGGGCGACCGGAGCTGATCTTTCAGGGCACCGCGAACCGCATGGGCTGGTACTCGGCGCTTGCGGCAGTGCGCTTCTCGCCTCGGATCGGCGAGCCGGCCGCCCCTCTTGTCGGCGTGGAGGCAGCTTCGACCCCGGAGGAGAGTCGCGTCGTTTCGGCCACGTCCTTGGCCTGGTACGCCCTGCTGCCGCGTGGCTTCATGACCAAATCGCGGCCGGCGGTCGAGGTGGACGCAGCGCAGCGAACGATCCGAGTCCATTACCAGGATGGACGCGATCTCGCGGTCGGCTTCGACGGCTTCCTGCGCGAGGACGAGACATCGAGCGTGCCGGCCGCCGAGCGCGAGCGGGACCGAGTGGCCGCCTACGAAGCGCTCCGCCAGGTGCGCAAGCTCGAATCGACCGCGGCCTTCGGGGAAGCTCGGCGCGAGGCCGAGAGGGCGAGCGAGCTCGCACGGCGGGCCGGCGATCGCATTCTCGGCGAGTGGGCAAGCCGCGTGGTGCTCCGTGTCGCCATCGCCGGTGGAGCGACTGGCGAGGCGGAGTCACGCGCCGAGGCGTTGCGTGCGCGCGCCGAGGCGCCGGCCGAGATCGCCTACGACGTGGCGCGGGCGTTCCACCTGCGTGGCGAGCTGGCGCGGGCCGCAGACTGGTACCAGCGCGGCATCAGTGCCGGCAGCAACGAGCTCGTCGGCCGCAAGAGCTGGGAGTTTCTCGAAGGCGCGAGCCTGGCGCTCGCCGAGCAGGGGCGGTGGGAGGAGGTCGCGGCGATCGCCACACGGCGGGGTGAGGGTGTGCCGGGGGAGCGCATTCTTTGCGATCTCCTGGTTGCCTGGGCAGAGCTGCATCGCGGGCGCGAGCTGCGGCGTCAAGATGTGCCGTTTGTCGCCTGGGACACGAGCGGCAGCCCCGACTTCTTCCGCTGGCTCGCCTTCGAGCTCCGGCTGGCTCTGGGAGACGATCCGAAAGCGCTTCTCGACGAGCTGTCGCGAGACCGTCAGCTCGCCTCCGAGACGGTCTTCGCCTTGCGCTCGACCGAAGCCGAGGCCCTCGCCCGGCTCGGCCGATGGGACGAGGCGCACCGCGCCGCCAGCGAGGCGGTGGCGCTCGCCGAGCGCGATCGAGAGCGGAGCGTCCATGCGCGCGCGCTCCTCGGCGAGCTGCGCGCACGCGAGGTCCGCATCGCGCGCCGGGCAGTCGCCACGAAGGAGTGATCGAGTCGGGACCTTCCCGAAGGATGAAGGCGAGGGCGGTTGCAAGGTCGGATCGAGCCTCGTCGCGGGTCAGACGGCGCGCCCTCCCGGCGGCGGGGCGCGACAGCGACGCCCTCCCGAGCGGGACGACAGGCGACTCCGACTGCACTACGCCGTCATATACTTCTGCGCAGACCCGCTCCGCCGGAGGCTGCAGAGATGCTCCGCCTCGCCGTTCGCTTCGAGGAATCGACGAAGTACTTCGACCTGCCGGAGCAGCGCTGCTCGCTCGGCGCCGCGCCCGATGCCGACCTGCACCTGCCTTGGCCGGGCATCTCGCGTCACCACGCCGAGGTCGAGCGATGCGGTCGCTCGCTGCGGCTCGTCGATCTCGGCTCGAAGAACGGACTGTTGCAGGGCGGGCAACGCCACACCGAGATCACGCTTGCGCCCGGCGATGCGGTGCAGATCGGTCGCGCCTGGTTGCGCCTCGAGGAGGTCGACAGCTCCGATGCGCGGCTCGGGCTGGAGTTCGTCGCCGACGCCACCCACGTCGCGGCAACGATCGCTCCGGCGGCCGCCACCGACTCGATCCTCGGCATCCTCGACGCCCACGGCGACGGCGAGGCGGCGCTCGCTGCGCTCCGCTGGGTTCGCGGTGCCCAGGGGCGCGGACTCGATCCCGCCGAACCCCACTCCCGGTCGCTGCTCGAAGGCGCGCGGGAGGTGCTCGCTGCCGAGAGCCTCTTCGTCCTCGACCGCGGAGCGAGCGCCGTCGAGCCCTCGCTGCTGCTCTGCGTCGGTCCGCTGCCCACCGAGGCGCTGCTCGGCGAGGCGGCGCACGAGACGGGGCGCCAGAGTCCGCGTGCTCCCGCCTCGGGGGGGGCGCGCTCTCGGCCGCTCGGCAGCGAGCGCTCGCTCCTCACGAGCCCGGCCGGCGAGACGCTTGTGCTCGCCGCGGTGCTCGCGCAGCCGGCGAGTCGACTGCGCGCCTGGCAGCGCGACTTCTTCGAGCACCTGGCAGAGCGCGTCCGGCCGTCGGCGCGACGCCGGGGGGAGGTGCGCGCCGTCGGGCCGCAGCCGCTCGCCTTGCCTCCGGAGTTCGTGCTCGGCGAATCGGCGGCGATGCGCGGTCTGCTCGAGAGCCTGCAGGCGGCGGCGAGGAGCGATCTCGACGTGCTGCTGCTCGGCGAGACCGGGACCGGCAAGGAGATGGTGGCGCGGACGATCCACTCCTCGGGCAGCACGGCGGGCCGGCCGTTCATCGCCATCAACTGCGCGGCGATCCCCACCGACCTGCTCGAGGCCGAGCTCTTCGGCGTCGAGGCGCGGGTGGCCACGGGGGTCGACCCGCGCCCCGGGCTCTTTCTGAAGGCCGAAGGCGGCAGCCTCTTCCTCGACGAGATCGGCGACATGCCCGAGCCGCTGCAGGCGAAGCTCCTGCGTGCCCTCCAGGAGCGCGAGGTGCTGCCGATCGGCAGCCATCAGCCGAAGAAGATCCGCGTGCGCGTGATCTCGGCATCGAACAAGAGCCTCCCCGACCTGGTGCACACCGGCCGCTTCCGCGCCGACCTCTTCTATCGCCTGCGCGGGCTCCAATTCCATCTGCCGCCGCTGCGCGAGCGGCGTGAGGACATTCCGGCGCTGGTGATGGCCTTCGCTTCGGCCGCGGCGGCGCGCTACGGCAAGCACCTGCGCGGCGTCTCGTGCAAGGCGCTCGCCCTGCTCGTCGAGCACGACTGGCCGGGCAACGTGCGCGAGCTCAAGAGCGAGGTCGAACGCGCGGCACTGCTCGCCGCCGACGGCCACGCCCTCGAGAGCGAGCGGTTCGCCCCGATCCGTTGGGCGATCGAGCAGCGGGCGCGACATGGTGCCGGGCCGTGGGATCGCGAGGGAAGCGACCACGACCGGGGTGCCGCCGCTTCTCCGGGGCGGGTCGACGCCGTCGCCTCCGCGCTCGCGGTGGACGAGCGCCCGCTCCAGGCGAGGCTCGACGAGGTCGAGCGGGCCGCGCTCGAGCAGGCTCTGTCAGCCGCCCGCGGCAACAAGACGGAGGCGGCCCGACGCCTGGGGATCACCCGCAACGGCCTGACGATGAAGATGCAGCGGCTGTCGATCCGCTGAGCGGGGAGGGGGCCGGCCGATCGCGTGCCGCAGCAGAGAGCGGAGCGTGGCCGCCTCAGCCGACCTCGGCTGAGAATCCCACGGCAAGGCCCGCCGCGATCGCCACGACCGCCCCGACCGCATAGGGCCACGTCGCGCCGAGATCCCACAGCGCTCCGGCGATCGCCGGGCCGATGGCTCGCGCCAGAGCGGAGAGCGATTGGCCGAGGCCGAGGACACCGCCCTGTTCGTCGGCGCCGCTGGCGCGCGAGAGGAGCGCGGCGAGCGACGGCGACGCCAGCGACTGCGCGAGCGCGGCGGCGGCCAGGGCGACGAGCAGAAGCGGGAGGCTCGGCATCGACGGCACGGCGAGCAAGGCGCCGGAGAGGCCGACACAGGCCCAGGTGGCCAGGCGCGCCTCGCCGAAGCGACGGGTGAGCGGACCGACGAGACCGCCCTGACCGATGATGATCAGCACGCCGACGAAGACCATGATGCTGCCGAAGCCTCGCTCGTGAAGGGCGAAGCGCCTGGCGACGAGAAACGCCAGCGTGACCTCGAGGGCGAGGAAGGCGAAGGTGTTGAGGAAGGTGGCCGCGAGGTAGCGGTTGAGCGGCTTGCGCTCGAGCGCGTCGAACAGCAGGTCGAATCGGAAGCGGCGTGCGGCGTCGCTGTCCGGATGGCGCGTCTCGCGCAGCAGCGCGGCGGCGAGCACGAGGTTGACGAGGGCGAGGCCGGCAGCAGCCCACGCCGCAGCGCCGAAGCCCCACGGGGCGAGCAGCGCGCCGACCGCCGGTCCGGCGACGAAGCCGAGCCCGATCGAGGCGCCGAGGAACCCCATGTACTTCGCTCGTTCCTCCGGGCGCGTCACGTCGGCGATCACCGCCTGCGCCGCGGCGATCGAACCGCCGAAGAGCCCGGCGAGCGCTCGCGCGCCGGCGAGCATCGGCAGTGTCGAGGCGAGCGCGCAGAGACCGAACGAGACCGCCGACCCGGCGAGGCTGGCGATCATCACCGGGCGGCGACCGAAGCGGTCGGAAAGCCGCCCGAGCGCGGCGGCCCCGAGCAGTTGGGCGATCGAGTACGACGAGAAGAGGATGCCGAGGGTCAGTCCGCTCGCTCCCAGCTTCTGCGCGTAGTAGGGCAGTGCCGGCAGCAGGATGCCGAAGCCGAACAGGTCGATGAAGACCGCGAGGTAGACGGTGGCGAGCGCTCCGCGGGTGCGGAGAGCTGGGCCGGAGTTGGGCGAGCTCGAAGTCGTCGTCATGCTGGGTCCTTCCCGCCGAGCGCTCCCCAGCGGCGGAGCAGCGCCGCGCC
This genomic window from Holophagales bacterium contains:
- a CDS encoding protein kinase, giving the protein MTERPSTETVGSLLEPPGLPPPLPVGALLAGRYRLGEVLGAGGYGVVYRAVDQESGRGIAVKALRAERLSRASRQRLAREAALLVGLAHPHLVRVDGAGESDGVAFLTMELVEGEPLRERLLREPLPVADAVRVAREVLSGLAVLHARGIVHRDVKPGNVLIDGEGRAKLADFGLVRRFDADATRATSSLAVVGTAEYLSPEQALGEEIDGRSDLYALGVTLFEMLAGKPVHERRSTFATVLARLNEPAPDVRDLRPEVPAWLAEVVGRLLEKEPDRRYATAEEVLADLEGERIPRTVLRRKLLRRGAIVTASSLLVAVAIAGLAWMRWRAGFDHMTIVGDDALAAVDRSGRELWRRTDVALADNFVPVRLQPHGPMRLAALLGPPGKYDPESRRHLAFLDPQTGAVAEEAILADLSTVFAEMSNSYGTRLRAFDLDGDGVDEIVATSTHSIGWPSFTVLYEPRLRRGRPILVAGGHHYPMATADVDDDGRPELIFQGTANRMGWYSALAAVRFSPRIGEPAAPLVGVEAASTPEESRVVSATSLAWYALLPRGFMTKSRPAVEVDAAQRTIRVHYQDGRDLAVGFDGFLREDETSSVPAAERERDRVAAYEALRQVRKLESTAAFGEARREAERASELARRAGDRILGEWASRVVLRVAIAGGATGEAESRAEALRARAEAPAEIAYDVARAFHLRGELARAADWYQRGISAGSNELVGRKSWEFLEGASLALAEQGRWEEVAAIATRRGEGVPGERILCDLLVAWAELHRGRELRRQDVPFVAWDTSGSPDFFRWLAFELRLALGDDPKALLDELSRDRQLASETVFALRSTEAEALARLGRWDEAHRAASEAVALAERDRERSVHARALLGELRAREVRIARRAVATKE
- a CDS encoding MFS transporter, yielding MTTTSSSPNSGPALRTRGALATVYLAVFIDLFGFGILLPALPYYAQKLGASGLTLGILFSSYSIAQLLGAAALGRLSDRFGRRPVMIASLAGSAVSFGLCALASTLPMLAGARALAGLFGGSIAAAQAVIADVTRPEERAKYMGFLGASIGLGFVAGPAVGALLAPWGFGAAAWAAAGLALVNLVLAAALLRETRHPDSDAARRFRFDLLFDALERKPLNRYLAATFLNTFAFLALEVTLAFLVARRFALHERGFGSIMVFVGVLIIIGQGGLVGPLTRRFGEARLATWACVGLSGALLAVPSMPSLPLLLVALAAAALAQSLASPSLAALLSRASGADEQGGVLGLGQSLSALARAIGPAIAGALWDLGATWPYAVGAVVAIAAGLAVGFSAEVG
- a CDS encoding sigma 54-dependent Fis family transcriptional regulator, which codes for MLRLAVRFEESTKYFDLPEQRCSLGAAPDADLHLPWPGISRHHAEVERCGRSLRLVDLGSKNGLLQGGQRHTEITLAPGDAVQIGRAWLRLEEVDSSDARLGLEFVADATHVAATIAPAAATDSILGILDAHGDGEAALAALRWVRGAQGRGLDPAEPHSRSLLEGAREVLAAESLFVLDRGASAVEPSLLLCVGPLPTEALLGEAAHETGRQSPRAPASGGARSRPLGSERSLLTSPAGETLVLAAVLAQPASRLRAWQRDFFEHLAERVRPSARRRGEVRAVGPQPLALPPEFVLGESAAMRGLLESLQAAARSDLDVLLLGETGTGKEMVARTIHSSGSTAGRPFIAINCAAIPTDLLEAELFGVEARVATGVDPRPGLFLKAEGGSLFLDEIGDMPEPLQAKLLRALQEREVLPIGSHQPKKIRVRVISASNKSLPDLVHTGRFRADLFYRLRGLQFHLPPLRERREDIPALVMAFASAAAARYGKHLRGVSCKALALLVEHDWPGNVRELKSEVERAALLAADGHALESERFAPIRWAIEQRARHGAGPWDREGSDHDRGAAASPGRVDAVASALAVDERPLQARLDEVERAALEQALSAARGNKTEAARRLGITRNGLTMKMQRLSIR